A window from Drosophila nasuta strain 15112-1781.00 chromosome 3, ASM2355853v1, whole genome shotgun sequence encodes these proteins:
- the LOC132789778 gene encoding DNA-directed RNA polymerases I, II, and III subunit RPABC3, translated as MAGVLFEDIFNVKDMDPEGKKFDRVSRLHCESESFKMDLILDINSWLYPMELGDKFRLVLATTLREDGCPDSGEYNPMEHEGTRADSFEYVMYGKIYRIEGDEAHNESSRLSAYVSFGGLLMRLQGDANNLHGFEVDQHMYLLMKRLAF; from the coding sequence ATGGCTGGAGTGCTATTCGAGGATATATTCAATGTCAAGGACATGGATCCAGAGGGCAAAAAGTTTGACCGTGTCTCCCGCCTGCACTGCGAATCCGAATCCTTCAAAATGGACCTTATCCTGGACATCAACTCGTGGCTGTATCCCATGGAATTGGGTGACAAATTTCGCTTGGTGCTGGCCACAACGCTGCGCGAAGATGGCTGCCCTGACAGCGGCGAATACAATCCTATGGAGCACGAAGGAACGCGCGCAGACAGTTTTGAGTATGTGATGTATGGCAAAATTTATCGCATTGAAGGCGACGAAGCGCACAACGAATCCTCACGTCTGTCGGCGTATGTTTCATTTGGTGGCCTGCTGATGCGTCTGCAAGGtgatgcaaacaatttgcatggCTTTGAAGTGGATCAACATATGTACTTGCTGATGAAACGACTGGCATTTTGA
- the LOC132788194 gene encoding uncharacterized protein LOC132788194: MFGGASSVRLVTLCVLFSSLAASEAARLRFPGPALQRQEAAPYPAAGATPDPPFELPTEQEANFPQPDLTYGPPEEPELVYGPPEEQPELVYGPPEEQPELVYGPPEEQPELVYGPPADTYGLPAAEVLPDQTYGPPASDDANAAAQSAATISLASLRPAAQFVLPLVQRFNTFRQLRRPAVSSQRRPAKLTARPQRRPAKIVTGNAAIFPATQLTLPFVERRIPFRPARLILNAPLKRKPAKLTVNSLAQLTPAIRRPIVSGGRIIAYSDRAQNW; the protein is encoded by the coding sequence ATGTTTGGTGGTGCTTCTTCTGTTCGCTTGGTGACGCTTTGTGTGCTGTTCAGCTCGTTGGCTGCCAGCGAGGCGGCAAGATTACGCTTTCCGGGTCCTGCGCTGCAGCGTCAGGAGGCAGCGCCATATCCAGCAGCTGGTGCAACGCCTGATCCACCATTTGAGTTGCCCACTGAGCAGGAGGCAAACTTCCCTCAGCCAGACTTGACTTATGGTCCACCCGAGGAGCCGGAGTTGGTGTATGGGCCACCAGAGGAGCAACCCGAGCTGGTTTATGGGCCACCAGAGGAGCAACCTGAGCTAGTTTATGGGCCACCAGAGGAGCAACCCGAACTAGTTTATGGACCACCAGCTGACACTTATGGCCTTCCAGCTGCAGAAGTGCTGCCTGATCAGACCTACGGGCCACCAGCGAGTGATGATGCCAATGCTGCAGCGCAAAGTGCAGCCACCATCAGTTTGGCCAGCTTGCGACCTGCGGCACAGTTTGTCCTTCCTCTCGTGCAACGTTTCAACACTTTCCGGCAGCTGCGTCGTCCAGCGGTTTCGTCACAGCGCAGACCCGCAAAGTTGACGGCACGGCCACAGCGCAGACCGGCAAAAATCGTTACGGGTAACGCAGCCATCTTTCCGGCCACTCAATTGACGCTTCCGTTTGTTGAGCGTCGCATTCCGTTTAGACCTGCGCGCCTAATTTTGAATGCGCCATTGAAGCGAAAGCCGGCGAAATTAACGGTTAATTCACTAGCACAATTGACGCCAGCTATACGTAGGCCTATTGTATCGGGTGGTCGCATTATTGCCTATTCTGACAGAGCGCAGAACTGGTAA
- the LOC132791994 gene encoding protein TsetseEP gives MTKATTCTAILLLGFAVLASSEPLRQRFVPRRGLARQELAAPPSPAPTGYPEAGITPEIPFDLPSSTAQPEVSYLPPDNTYGPPDSVYGPPTTSADEPAPEPEPEQEPEQPIETDDIPAPEEEEEETPGDVKLQPEPAPEPEDENVLVEVSDDGTVIAVSTTLDQPKSARFYQRFPQGRRREQPVPQRLVLRRNW, from the coding sequence ATGACTAAAGCAACAACTTGCACTGCTATTCTACTGTTGGGCTTCGCCGTTTTGGCCAGCTCAGAGCCACTGCGTCAACGCTTTGTGCCACGCCGTGGTTTGGCACGACAGGAACTGGCTGCGCCTCCAAGTCCAGCGCCCACAGGCTACCCAGAGGCGGGCATTACGCCCGAAATACCCTTCGATTTGCCCAGCTCAACTGCGCAACCGGAAGTGAGCTATTTGCCACCGGATAACACATACGGACCCCCAGACAGCGTTTACGGACCGCCCACAACAAGTGCGGACGAGCCAGCGCCAGAACCCGAGCCGGAGCAAGAACCAGAGCAGCCAATTGAAACGGATGACATTCCAGCAccagaggaggaggaggaggagacgCCTGGCGATGTCAAGCTGCAGCCGGAGCCTGCACCTGAGCCTGAGGATGAGAATGTGCTGGTGGAAGTGTCCGATGATGGCACCGTCATTGCCGTCTCCACGACACTTGATCAGCCAAAGTCAGCGAGATTCTACCAGCGATTCCCCCAAGGACGTCGCCGTGAGCAGCCAGTGCCACAGCGTCTGGTGCTGCGACGCAACTGGTGA
- the LOC132790880 gene encoding uncharacterized protein LOC132790880 — MVMGWTWALDKILSRRYSNPANKIQKKNHHNNHFVVPHGAIYDCQNVVYKSCTIATRYQHSNTNQQSSNMAFKFTTSLLILAAIAALTSAEPARLRSRSRSSRLQLARQEAAPVDPVVDAAPTPASAPYPPAGVTPEVPFDLPTETETEAQPDLTYGPPAEPDNTYGPPAESDNTYGPPAEPDNTYGPPAPSADQDLPVEDADPASEPIPASLIQPRNSRLRLRRPVAEKLRAAPVQIIRSRPVLVYTI, encoded by the coding sequence ATGGTTATGGGATGGACATGGGCCCTTGACAAAATATTGTCACGTAGGTACTCGAACCccgcaaacaaaatacaaaaaaaaaaccatcaTAATAACCACTTTGTTGTCCCTCACGGTGCCATTTATGACTGCCAAAATGTTGTGTATAAAAGCTGCACGATTGCCACTCGATATCAACATTCTAACACCAATCAACAATCCAGCAACATGGCTTTCAAGTTTACCACCTCTCTGCTCATCCTGGCTGCCATCGCCGCATTGACTTCCGCGGAACCAGCGCGTTtgcgcagtcgcagtcgctccTCTCGCCTGCAGCTGGCTCGCCAGGAGGCTGCTCCGGTGGATCCCGTTGTGGATGCAGCACCCACGCCCGCCTCGGCGCCTTATCCACCAGCTGGCGTCACTCCCGAGGTACCATTTGATTTGCCCactgagacggagacggaAGCGCAACCAGATTTGACTTATGGCCCACCTGCTGAGCCGGACAACACTTACGGTCCACCAGCTGAGTCCGATAACACTTATGGCCCGCCTGCTGAGCCCGACAACACCTACGGTCCTCCGGCTCCCTCGGCTGATCAGGATCTGCCCGTAGAAGACGCTGATCCAGCCTCCGAGCCCATCCCAGCCAGCCTCATCCAGCCACGCAACAGTCGCCTCCGCTTGCGTCGTCCAGTGGCAGAGAAACTTCGCGCAGCTCCAGTCCAGATCATCCGCTCGAGGCCCGTTCTAGTGTACACCATCTAA